GCGGGACGAGGAGCACGAGATGCCTGCGAAGAACGAGGAGCGCAGCACCCAGGTAGAGCAGGACGCCCGCTGGGCAGCCGTCCGGGCCCGGGACCCGAAAGAGGACGGCCGCTTCGTCTACTCGGTGCGCACCACCGGCGTGTACTGCCGGCCGTCCTGCGCCTCCAGGCCCGCGCGGCCGCAGAACGTGGCCTTCCACGCGGGGCCCAAGGAGGCGGAGGCCGCGGGCTTCCGCGCCTGCAAGCGCTGCCGGCCCACCGAGCCTCCGGCCGAGGAGCGCCGCGCCGCGCAGGTGGCCGCGCTGTGCCGGCTCATCGAGCGCAGCGAGCGCGTGCCGCGGCTCGAGGTGCTCGCGCGCCACGCGGGGCTCAGCGTCTTCCACACCCAGCGCCTCTTCAAGGCGGTGACGGGGCTCACCCCGCGCGCGTACGCGGCGGCGCACCGGGCGCGCCAGGTGCGCGCGGAGCTGGAGGCGAGCGGCAGCGTCACCGAGGCCATCTACGGCGCGGGCTACAGCTCGAGCGGCCGCTTCTACGCCGAGACGGATGCGCTGCTGGGCATGACGCCCTCGGCGTTCCGGGCGGGTGGGGCGGACGTGGAGATCCGCTTCGCCGTGGGCCAGTGCTCGCTC
This genomic interval from Aggregicoccus sp. 17bor-14 contains the following:
- the ada gene encoding bifunctional DNA-binding transcriptional regulator/O6-methylguanine-DNA methyltransferase Ada, encoding MPAKNEERSTQVEQDARWAAVRARDPKEDGRFVYSVRTTGVYCRPSCASRPARPQNVAFHAGPKEAEAAGFRACKRCRPTEPPAEERRAAQVAALCRLIERSERVPRLEVLARHAGLSVFHTQRLFKAVTGLTPRAYAAAHRARQVRAELEASGSVTEAIYGAGYSSSGRFYAETDALLGMTPSAFRAGGADVEIRFAVGQCSLGAILVAASARGVCAVLLGDEPEALVHDLERRFPRATLLGADPAFERLVAQVVGLVEQPRLGHALPLDVRGTAFQQRVWRALQDIPAGSTASYAEVARAIGAPGSVRAVAAACAANALAVAIPCHRVVKSDGALSGYRWGVERKRALLEREAAR